One genomic segment of Thermodesulfobacterium sp. TA1 includes these proteins:
- a CDS encoding AAA family ATPase yields the protein MSVKISLVGKGGTGKTTVSALLINYLIEKQYTPILAVDADPNYNLNELLGIKEVKTLSEIREEVLAQKVPDFMSRYEFVEIKVNEILVEKEGFDLLVMGYPETAGCYCPIHSFLSQALTRLFQNYPYVIIDNEAGMEHISRLNLTQMDHLIIVSDPNPRGIVTAERIWELVKALKVEVKKSWLLVNKAPTSLEDKFIDLVKKTTKAKNLNLLGFLPEEQDLLEYELKTFPVFKWDSDFKTYAYQIFDKLWEN from the coding sequence ATGTCTGTCAAAATTTCCTTAGTAGGTAAAGGTGGAACAGGGAAAACTACGGTAAGTGCTTTGTTAATAAACTATTTGATAGAAAAACAATACACACCTATTTTAGCCGTAGACGCAGACCCTAACTATAACCTTAACGAACTTTTAGGGATTAAAGAAGTTAAAACCTTAAGCGAAATAAGAGAAGAAGTCCTTGCCCAAAAGGTACCTGATTTCATGTCACGATATGAATTTGTAGAGATAAAAGTAAACGAAATTTTAGTAGAAAAAGAAGGTTTTGACTTATTGGTGATGGGTTATCCTGAAACTGCAGGCTGTTATTGTCCTATCCATTCTTTTCTTTCTCAGGCTTTAACTAGATTATTCCAAAACTATCCTTATGTGATTATCGATAACGAAGCAGGTATGGAACATATTTCTCGATTAAATCTTACTCAGATGGACCATCTTATTATCGTATCTGACCCTAATCCCCGAGGGATAGTTACCGCAGAAAGGATTTGGGAATTAGTAAAAGCTTTAAAGGTTGAGGTGAAAAAATCTTGGTTGTTGGTAAATAAAGCTCCAACCAGTTTAGAAGATAAGTTTATAGATTTGGTAAAAAAAACCACAAAAGCTAAAAATCTAAACCTTTTGGGATTTTTACCAGAAGAACAAGACCTGCTTGAGTATGAACTAAAAACTTTTCCTGTTTTTAAATGGGATTCTGATTTTAAAACCTATGCCTACCAAATCTTTGATAAACTTTGGGAGAATTGA
- the cimA gene encoding citramalate synthase — protein MKRIEIYDTTLRDGSQAEEINFSLEDKIRIVLKLDEFKIDYIEGGWPGSNPKDFQFFKEIKDYHLKHAKIVAFGSTYHPKKSPETDEIFKQLLQVKVPVVTIFGKSWTIHVKEALKISLEQNLELIANSIRYLKPHVEKVFYDAEHFFDGFKADPQYALATLKKAKEAGADCLILCDTNGGTLPYELAEIIKKVKEELGENLVFGIHAHNDSECAVANSLEAVRLGATQVQGTINGIGERCGNANLCSIIPNLVLKMGYTCSSAEVLYKLTEVSKYVFEMANLSHPSRLPFVGRSAFAHKGGVHVSAVLKSPSTYEHIDPVLVGNTRRVLVSELSGKSNIIYKAKELGIDLELDSPLLSKIVEEIKKLEAEGFEFEAAEASLELLIYRLMGEPKQYFELLSYKVFDFKSNKEGAQSEATVIVRVPPGVGEVEHTAALGNGPVNALDNALRKALERFYPQIKEMELEDYKVRVLPGLPGTSSKVRVFILSKSKDRKWGTVGVSTDILEASCQALIDSYTYKLFLDKRKK, from the coding sequence ATGAAAAGGATTGAAATATACGATACCACCTTAAGAGATGGTAGTCAAGCTGAAGAGATTAATTTTTCTTTAGAAGATAAAATAAGAATAGTTCTTAAACTGGATGAGTTTAAAATAGATTACATCGAAGGCGGATGGCCTGGTTCTAACCCTAAAGATTTTCAATTTTTTAAGGAAATAAAAGACTACCATCTTAAACATGCCAAAATAGTTGCTTTTGGAAGCACCTATCATCCTAAAAAATCTCCTGAAACAGATGAGATATTCAAACAGCTTTTACAGGTTAAAGTGCCTGTGGTTACCATCTTTGGTAAATCCTGGACCATCCACGTAAAAGAGGCTCTTAAAATTTCTTTAGAACAAAATTTAGAACTTATTGCCAATTCTATCCGATATTTAAAGCCTCATGTAGAAAAGGTTTTTTACGATGCAGAACATTTCTTTGATGGGTTTAAAGCAGACCCTCAGTATGCCTTAGCTACCCTTAAAAAAGCCAAAGAAGCCGGGGCAGATTGTTTGATCCTCTGTGACACCAACGGTGGCACCTTACCTTATGAGCTTGCAGAAATCATTAAAAAAGTAAAAGAAGAGCTGGGAGAAAATTTAGTTTTTGGAATACATGCCCATAATGATTCTGAATGTGCCGTAGCCAACAGTTTAGAAGCGGTAAGATTAGGGGCTACCCAGGTTCAAGGCACGATAAACGGGATAGGAGAAAGGTGTGGCAACGCTAATCTCTGTTCTATCATACCTAACTTAGTCCTTAAAATGGGTTATACCTGTAGCTCTGCTGAGGTGCTTTATAAACTTACCGAGGTCTCAAAATATGTTTTTGAAATGGCTAATCTTTCTCATCCTTCCAGGCTTCCTTTTGTAGGTCGCTCTGCCTTTGCTCATAAAGGAGGGGTCCATGTTTCTGCAGTGCTAAAATCTCCGTCTACCTATGAACATATAGACCCAGTCTTAGTAGGTAATACCAGAAGGGTTTTAGTTTCAGAACTTTCAGGAAAAAGCAACATCATATATAAAGCTAAAGAATTAGGCATCGATTTAGAATTAGATAGCCCACTTTTAAGCAAGATAGTTGAGGAAATCAAGAAGCTTGAAGCAGAAGGGTTTGAGTTTGAGGCTGCAGAGGCAAGCTTAGAACTTTTAATCTATCGTCTGATGGGTGAACCTAAACAATATTTTGAGCTTTTAAGCTACAAGGTGTTTGATTTTAAATCTAACAAAGAAGGAGCTCAATCTGAAGCTACGGTTATTGTAAGGGTACCTCCAGGAGTTGGAGAAGTAGAACACACCGCAGCCTTAGGTAATGGTCCGGTTAATGCCTTAGACAATGCCTTGAGAAAGGCTTTAGAAAGATTTTATCCTCAAATCAAAGAAATGGAGCTCGAAGACTATAAAGTAAGGGTATTGCCAGGGCTTCCAGGTACCTCTTCTAAAGTAAGGGTTTTTATCCTTTCTAAAAGCAAAGATAGAAAATGGGGCACTGTAGGAGTGTCAACAGATATTTTAGAAGCAAGCTGCCAAGCTTTGATAGATTCCTATACCTATAAACTTTTCTTAGATAAAAGAAAAAAATAA
- a CDS encoding aspartate kinase codes for MLIVQKYGGTSVANLERIRKVAERVIKYKNEGHDLVVVVSAMAGETDRLINLAKEITPNPPLRELDLLVSTGEQVTSALLAITLQSMGYDAVAFLGYQIPIYTTNLFTKAKIKDIKVDKIKKELNQGKIVVVAGFQGVTEDGDITTLGRGGSDTTAVALAAALKADLCEIYTDVEGVYTADPRIVSNARKLKKISYEEMLEMASSGAKVLEMRSVELAMIYKVNLVVKSSFTETEGTLITEEDEEMEKVVVSGITYSRNEARISIYGVPDKPGIAAQIFGPIGEKGIIVDMIIQTVHPDNKADITFTVPRTDYTQAMEIIKEVAKKLKAERVEGDDKIAKVSIVGAGMRTHSGVATKMFETLAKHGINIMMISTSEIKISCVIDEKYTELAVRALHEAFNLDQEVIKEEKTTRKKTKKAN; via the coding sequence ATGTTAATAGTTCAAAAATATGGCGGAACTTCAGTAGCTAATTTAGAAAGAATTAGAAAGGTAGCAGAACGGGTGATTAAGTATAAGAACGAAGGACACGACTTAGTTGTAGTGGTTTCAGCGATGGCAGGAGAAACAGACAGGTTGATTAATTTGGCCAAAGAAATTACTCCTAATCCTCCTTTAAGAGAATTAGACCTTTTAGTTTCCACAGGAGAACAAGTTACTTCTGCCCTTTTAGCCATAACCCTTCAAAGCATGGGCTATGATGCGGTGGCTTTTTTAGGATATCAAATACCTATCTATACTACTAATCTTTTTACTAAAGCTAAAATAAAAGACATTAAAGTAGACAAAATAAAAAAAGAGCTTAACCAAGGGAAAATAGTAGTGGTAGCAGGTTTTCAAGGGGTTACAGAAGACGGGGACATTACCACCCTTGGAAGGGGTGGTTCTGACACTACGGCGGTAGCTTTAGCAGCTGCTCTTAAAGCTGACCTCTGTGAAATTTATACCGATGTTGAAGGGGTATACACCGCTGACCCGAGGATCGTAAGCAACGCACGAAAGCTTAAAAAGATTTCTTATGAAGAGATGCTTGAAATGGCAAGCAGTGGGGCTAAGGTTTTAGAGATGCGTTCTGTAGAATTAGCGATGATCTATAAAGTAAATTTAGTAGTAAAATCAAGTTTTACCGAAACAGAGGGAACCTTAATAACCGAGGAGGATGAAGAGATGGAAAAGGTAGTAGTTTCAGGTATAACTTATAGTAGAAATGAAGCTCGTATTAGCATCTATGGGGTTCCAGATAAACCAGGTATTGCTGCCCAAATTTTTGGTCCTATAGGGGAAAAAGGCATTATAGTGGACATGATCATCCAAACGGTTCATCCTGATAATAAAGCAGACATAACCTTCACTGTCCCCAGAACAGATTACACTCAAGCTATGGAAATAATAAAAGAAGTAGCCAAAAAACTTAAGGCCGAAAGGGTGGAAGGAGACGATAAGATTGCTAAGGTATCGATCGTAGGAGCTGGGATGCGTACTCATTCAGGGGTGGCTACCAAAATGTTTGAAACCTTGGCTAAACATGGGATTAACATTATGATGATATCTACCTCTGAAATCAAAATTTCCTGTGTAATAGACGAAAAGTATACCGAACTTGCTGTAAGGGCTTTGCACGAGGCTTTTAATTTAGACCAAGAAGTTATAAAAGAGGAAAAAACTACTCGAAAAAAGACTAAAAAAGCTAACTAA
- a CDS encoding J domain-containing protein, whose product MDWGKKWERLEEARKVLNLPKRTTRKEIKEAYHRLAKKHHPDLGGDDATIKKINEAYALLMEYCDNYLINLEPNDNITNPEDWWLNHFGDDPIWGKRR is encoded by the coding sequence ATGGACTGGGGAAAAAAGTGGGAAAGGCTTGAAGAGGCAAGAAAGGTTTTAAACTTACCTAAAAGGACCACCAGAAAAGAGATTAAAGAAGCTTATCATAGATTGGCAAAAAAACACCATCCTGATTTAGGCGGAGACGATGCAACGATAAAAAAAATCAACGAAGCTTACGCCTTGCTGATGGAGTATTGTGATAATTACTTGATAAATTTGGAACCTAATGATAATATAACTAATCCGGAGGATTGGTGGTTGAACCATTTTGGAGATGACCCTATCTGGGGTAAAAGGAGGTAA
- a CDS encoding anion transporter has protein sequence MDVAFLIFVFTYLLMAIGQPPLFRIDRTGAAIIGASCMVIFDVLSVYEAYEAIDYKTILILFGMMILIANLRLSGFFNLILKFLVQRIQSPLVLLYLIVFVSGILSAFFINDTVCLIFTPFILDLTRRIKLNPKPYLLALCMSANIGSVATITGNPQNIIIGATSKIPYSTFFIKLFPVALTGLLICALLLHWFYRKDLNFPLNKIPEIRYRYNKPLVIKSSLIAILTMVLFFLNAPMEIVSIGMGSFLLITRRIKPEKVYNFIDFRLLILFIGLFIVIKGFEKSVLFNELIDRFRLLVTTPLSLVFSCVLLSNIVSNVPAVLIFKPLITNWFNTEKAWLYLAMASTFAGNLTILGSIANIIVIEGASSKVKIGFLEYLKIGLPLTVLSILAGLIILNLF, from the coding sequence ATGGATGTTGCTTTTTTAATCTTTGTGTTTACCTATCTTCTTATGGCTATAGGGCAACCCCCTTTGTTTAGGATTGACCGCACAGGTGCAGCCATCATCGGTGCTTCCTGCATGGTAATTTTTGATGTTTTATCGGTTTACGAGGCTTATGAAGCCATAGACTATAAGACCATCTTAATCCTTTTCGGTATGATGATTTTAATCGCTAATTTAAGATTATCAGGCTTTTTTAACCTTATCCTCAAATTTTTAGTCCAAAGGATACAAAGTCCTTTAGTTCTTCTTTATCTTATTGTCTTTGTTTCTGGGATTTTATCTGCCTTTTTTATAAACGATACGGTTTGTTTAATCTTTACCCCTTTTATCTTAGATTTAACCAGAAGGATAAAACTAAACCCTAAACCCTATCTTTTAGCCCTTTGTATGTCAGCTAACATTGGCAGTGTGGCTACCATCACAGGTAATCCGCAGAACATCATTATCGGAGCTACTTCAAAAATACCTTATAGCACTTTTTTTATCAAACTATTTCCGGTAGCCTTAACAGGACTTCTTATTTGTGCCCTTTTACTACACTGGTTTTATAGAAAAGATTTAAACTTTCCCTTAAATAAAATCCCGGAAATAAGATATAGATATAATAAGCCGTTGGTAATAAAATCTTCTTTGATAGCTATACTAACGATGGTTCTTTTCTTTTTAAATGCCCCGATGGAAATAGTTTCTATTGGTATGGGTTCGTTCTTACTTATTACCAGAAGGATAAAGCCTGAAAAGGTATATAACTTTATAGATTTTAGGCTTTTAATCCTTTTTATAGGACTTTTTATCGTGATAAAAGGATTCGAAAAGTCGGTACTTTTTAATGAACTTATAGATCGATTTCGTCTATTGGTCACCACACCTTTATCATTGGTGTTTTCTTGTGTTTTATTATCAAACATCGTAAGCAATGTTCCGGCAGTGTTGATTTTTAAACCTCTTATTACTAATTGGTTTAACACAGAAAAGGCTTGGCTTTATCTGGCGATGGCTTCTACCTTTGCAGGAAACTTAACCATCCTTGGTTCTATTGCCAATATTATTGTTATAGAAGGAGCTTCTTCTAAGGTAAAAATTGGGTTTTTAGAATATCTAAAAATTGGACTTCCTTTAACTGTGTTATCTATTTTGGCAGGATTAATAATTTTAAATTTATTTTAG
- the amrA gene encoding AmmeMemoRadiSam system protein A, whose product MLTVQEKIYCLKLARKTLENYFEGIHELIEPPEGYPALRQKSGAFVTLLKDRHLRGCIGIIEPWYPLYQVIQEMAISAAFKDPRFPPLSKDELPLVEIEISVLSPLKKGTIEEIEVGKHGIYLVKDFHRGVLLPQVPVEYGWDKKTFLEHVCLKAGLKPDCYKDKDVEFYLFTAEVFRESEFLK is encoded by the coding sequence ATGCTTACCGTCCAAGAAAAAATTTATTGCCTAAAATTAGCAAGAAAGACTTTAGAAAACTATTTTGAAGGAATTCATGAGCTGATAGAACCTCCAGAAGGGTACCCCGCTCTTAGACAAAAGAGTGGGGCTTTTGTTACCTTGCTTAAGGACAGGCATCTTAGGGGCTGTATAGGAATTATAGAACCTTGGTATCCTCTTTATCAAGTGATTCAAGAAATGGCTATTTCTGCAGCTTTTAAAGACCCAAGGTTTCCTCCTTTGTCTAAAGACGAGCTTCCTTTAGTAGAAATAGAAATTTCTGTGCTTTCCCCTTTAAAAAAAGGGACGATAGAAGAGATAGAGGTGGGTAAACACGGAATATATTTGGTTAAAGATTTTCATCGTGGAGTTCTACTTCCTCAAGTGCCTGTAGAGTATGGCTGGGATAAAAAAACCTTTTTAGAGCATGTTTGCCTTAAAGCAGGTCTTAAGCCGGATTGTTATAAAGATAAGGACGTTGAGTTCTATCTTTTTACTGCTGAAGTCTTTAGAGAAAGTGAATTTTTAAAATAG
- a CDS encoding DsbC family protein, whose translation MKKSFSWILGLGLLLGGCSNGLGGSVSCPKVEEFQKKLDTLQPGIQIEKIEKSPVQGLCKVIIKLSEFNKAVFYTDNKGNYIITGNIIDIAQKKDIVREEMEKINKRVLDKNTLSEIEKLTDFTYGNSPNVVYFITDPDCPVCKRAEPMLENLVKEGKITVKTILLPLESLHSEAKNKSIALICDKKGFQELMQGYKGSNLCASGKEKIEKNIDFMFNKLGITGTPTFIFPDGEVVVGLIGPDFILNKFKLK comes from the coding sequence ATGAAAAAAAGTTTTTCTTGGATTTTAGGTTTAGGGCTCCTTTTAGGAGGTTGTAGCAATGGGTTAGGAGGCTCGGTTAGTTGTCCCAAAGTAGAAGAGTTTCAAAAAAAGCTTGATACCCTTCAACCAGGGATCCAGATAGAAAAGATAGAAAAATCCCCTGTTCAAGGGCTATGCAAGGTAATAATTAAACTTTCGGAGTTTAACAAGGCTGTTTTCTATACCGACAATAAAGGCAATTACATCATCACCGGAAACATCATAGATATAGCCCAAAAAAAAGACATAGTGAGGGAAGAAATGGAAAAGATTAACAAAAGGGTTCTTGATAAAAACACCTTATCGGAGATAGAAAAACTTACAGATTTTACCTATGGCAATTCCCCTAATGTAGTTTATTTTATCACCGACCCTGATTGCCCTGTGTGTAAACGTGCTGAACCTATGTTGGAAAATCTAGTTAAAGAAGGAAAAATCACCGTGAAAACCATCCTTTTACCTTTAGAATCTCTCCATTCAGAGGCAAAAAACAAGTCTATTGCTCTTATCTGCGATAAAAAAGGCTTTCAAGAACTTATGCAAGGGTATAAAGGATCTAACCTTTGTGCTTCAGGAAAAGAAAAGATAGAAAAAAACATCGATTTTATGTTTAATAAGCTTGGAATAACCGGAACACCTACGTTTATTTTTCCTGATGGAGAAGTAGTAGTAGGGTTGATAGGTCCAGATTTTATACTTAACAAGTTTAAACTAAAATAA